GACTTTAACCCAAGCGGCAACATAAATTCCTGGTTGAAAGCGTTGTAGAAGTAAGGAAAGTTGCTGTTCCTCTACCAACCACCGGCGTCAACAGGGCAGTTTGGTTCAGGTACAGGTGAggcctggggcctgtactacgaagcaagttcaacatatcgaggatatcttttccttatccagattcactaagcgggacaattgcaatcacgctaagcggtcacacgacggtggttatcaactcggtatatcaacccaggtttctccaatctggatatgagcgcgtgcacataaaaggggcggtgttttcagcgcatgaccaatcgcaagcatggagaagtccgctgtcagagccgcccgcttatttcagtagcgaagagcaaacaataattttacggaaatatgatgagtataggcatataatacaggcaaaaagcaacacagttgcagctgcaaaatgcaggaaagacagctggcaaaagatcgctgactgtataaatgcgtaaattcatagggatataaacatatatttgaatattctgggaatcttaatcttaaactgtaaaccatgatcagcaatattaaaataataaaaggcttgcaatatttcagttgatttgtaatgaatccagaatgtatgacatttttttgtttttgtgtttgcattacagaaaatcacaatattcaaattttctgagacagtcctgtatatattggttctataactattgttgttgaccgataacttgtgctgatgctgtaccaaagaattgggtttttttatttattttatttaattttttattttttcaggaggggggtatttagtattttaaagtgacttctcagaatgttcgagggacgaaattgaaaatcccttttttgctatccccttacaaatgcatcttctttttcatttcttcttgatttatttatttaattggtattagttttggattgactgtacatcggattttgggtgatgatttgttttatttattcattgattgatttattttttattttctcctccacctcttttttctttttttcctttttttttggatcgttcatacaggtactcatcagggaaaacaaaggggttttggtggtccctgaatacgcgttctcttcggagggatcctctcacgatccgcgccccgagctccactggattctcttcgaaagggcatgtcattttccaaaagagctgattggtcagtgggcggtgcttttacacccggcgatctgtatcttgaacataacctgctccggagcaggttagcggttcagcataagttaccatggcgatgtgccccgctaagaagtgaaccaccgtcgtagtcctgaaaacccagggttaaacctgaagttacctcgctaaacccaaatcccgcttcgtagtacaggccccggGACTCTGCTCTGACGGGATCCTGTCTGAACGCAGGATCTGCTTTCAACAGTCTCTCGCTGCAACTCCATCCAGCAGCCTGTTGCCATGACAACACCTCATAGCAGCTGGAGGTCATCACCGatgcttccatccatccagaagTGTGTGGACGGCAGATCCATTGACCCTGCTGGGGTTCAGGTCCTGACTTGATGTCTGACCATCAGCAGAGTGGTAAACGCCATGTCGTCAGCTTTGAACACATCTGGattgttttattgaaaattTATGGTGCTGATGTTTAAATGCAGCCATGGAACACTGTCCTACTTCTGCATGTAACCGCATACGGGAAAAAGAtcttaaacagaataaaaaggggtcaatgttttgttttgttgaacatttgttgaacattcaaagaaattcacaaaaaaaaaaactatgtacAAATGTCCATAAACTTTGGATCATCCAGTTTGTTTTTCCCGAAGTAAATTTCAAAACGTCTTCATTAATCctcaaaagaaaagtaattgtCGTTGTAGTTGTCGTGTAAAAAACCCTTCCTGTAGATTTAAAGAAGAAAACTTCTGCCACTTCTGTACACGCAGACATGATGACAGGAGCGTGATGACGAGACGCCGGTCTCCGTGTCCGTGACGCTCCCCCTGAAGAACTACAGAGCTGTCGTCTGACGGAACCATCTACAGAACATCTGATGTTTTGCTCTCTGGGACATCTGAGAGACGCTGCAGCTCACGGAGACCCTGGGGGACGGGACGGCATTTCAGTTTGTGTTCATCATCAGAACAAGAACAAACATCCTCACTGAGCAGATTTAACTAATTACTAAATTGATGTGTTaacatttgtcagtttttcttCCTGCATTTCAAAGAAAATAGCCTTTTTTACTCCTAACTATCTTTATGATCAGGTGATTCACTGTAACAAGCTGACAGCAGAAGAAGAACTGACCTCCAACACCATGCGGATGTGAGCTTTTATTTTGGAGGAGTCTTTGGTCAGCTGCTCCGTGAAACTGGAACACAAATGTTGCATTAGCACAGTTAGCATCCCTCACCTACCTGTTGGTGACCATCATTAACACAGTTAGCATCAAGTTAACAACAAATCTTAAAGACTTCCTGTTAATGTCagattaccaaaataaaagctgaaaTTCACCAAGAAGCCCTGAGACAGTCTTCAATGACAGGAAAGTCAGCAATGGTAGCAGATTACGATCCTCCAACAAGAGGATCTCCAGGCTGCCAGCCCAGATCGGACCACCACCACAACCACAGTGTATCCACGGACATTTGTTGACACCCTGAACACCCAAACCACGTAGTCACAGATGTGTCTCAACCAGATCAATGTGGAGCTCAAACAGGATTAATCCTCTTTTCATCATTCAGGACGCAACTGACGAGCAGAAAGTGTTGGATCCAGAAAACGACTCCACTGACGCTTGGATCCAAGGATCTGACTTGGTGGACGGCCGAGGGGACGAGGACAACCACACAGACGGATACTGAAGTCCATCAGTTCACAAGTCACTCCTGCTTCTCCTCAGATTTCTAGTAATTAGAATGACATCACACAAATTACCAGCACCAGCGCCACCGACTTCAGTATGGTTGGTTCCCATCAAACATGGTTTCTCTAACGGCccctagggtctggatccagacctgcggttcctctaccgctgtactagtcctggtttcatctccACCGGTCCAGGTTTCAGCTCCAccggtcctggtttcagctgtactagtcctggtttcagctgtactagtcctggtttcagctgtactagtcctggtttcagctgtactagtcctggtttcagctgtactagtcctggtttcagctgtactagtcctggtttcagctccgcCGGTCCTAGTTTCAGCTCCGCCGGTCCTAGCTGAGCTTCTAAAGGAGAGTGGTGATAAATCCTCCTGGACATCGCCAAGTATTAAATGTCATCATCACCAGGAGGGGCTCAGTCCAGTTACAGCTCAACAGACCAGCACAGCAGAGAGGCCGTGTGATGCAGATGTTCCTCTTCGTCCAGATGTGATCCTGCACAGAAGATCTCAGACCTGAACCAGGTCCTGTTTCAACCCCTGAGAGCTGATCCACGTCCCGGTTGGAGAAGCTCCTGAGCCAGGACCACCAGAAGAGCTGAACTCTGAGCAGCTCTGGTACCACGGGAAGTAACATGTTAGAGAGGAGTCCACTTAAATACGACGCCACCGTCCTCCTGGTGAACTCACGCCGTCAGCTGACTCGTCTTCTTTTCGATGAACCTCAGAGCCTCATCGTGAGTCATCTCCACAAAGAAGCCGAAGCCGACCGCCACAAAGATCCTGGATGGGTCCTCGCTGTCCAAGAACAGGAGAGCAGTGTTAAAACGAGATCCAGAAGCAGATCAATGTTTCAGCACAGCGGCCGCGACCCGTCAGGGTCATGAGCACGGCTGGCGACAGGAAGAAGACGACTCACACTTCAGCCTGAACGTAGAAGTTACAGCCGAGATCTACGTCCGTCTTCAGCTTCTGAGAGCCCGCCTCCTGTAGGGAGCACAGTGAAGTCGCAGGGATgagtaaaaatacaaaaattaatTATCCAACATCTCGGTCAAATCTTttaaaaacacagtaaaggttTCACTAGCTTTTACtaatatgttttttaaatgaaagtaaaaaaaatatgaatgtaAATGAGAGAGTTGATAGAAGATAATTGacatgataaaaaaatatatccaAACATCCCATATTCAGCAGAATTTACAGCGGAAGATCGGCCCTTTTAAAAGGATCACAGATCAGCTCGCCCCCTGAGACCAGATCCGTTTAAAAGGAGGTGACGACAATACTGGCAGGACGCGTTCACGAGCCATGTGTGAGCTCTTCCTGCGTGGATGACGAGCTGCCGGCGCGGTGGTACGTACCTGGAGGCTCTGTATGGTGTTCTTCAGCTGCAGGTACTGGGAGATCTTCTCGTACACCTGATCTCTCTGCTCCAGCACCTTCCTGTCAGACGGCAGCAGTAGTGTTTGTGAGTTCACGTCTTCAGACAAACCAATATCCCCTAATAAGGGGGGTATTTTCTGGGGTCTGaagcaggaccagaaccagaacccttcTGAAAGCACCAACATCAGCTGCCTCCTAAACTGGATCTGTCTGCAGTCTCCCAGTAAAACCAGCAGCCTGTCCTGATCCCACTTGTTTCATGTGGTCGGGGACAGGTGGTTCTGTCTGGTTCTTCCAGGAGGCCGGTCCTGCTTTAGATCCCAGTTGGAAACACAAACACCATCACCAACACAGGGAAACATACACCTACAAACAGCACACGAATATATCTGCAGAAACCTGGGAAAAACTAATGCAGAAACTAACAAATGCAAGCAGAAACAAACCAACAGTAAAAACTTGTACTGCTTCGGGTTGGAGTCGGTGGTTCATGTAAACTGGAAGGTATTGCAGAAATATGTTTGATTATTGATCATGTTAATAGATGTCGAACAGCCTAAAACCAACTTCACCGCGGTTTCGGAGCAGCTGTTACTCTGGATctgagttcagagttcacagaGTTTATTCAcatataatttaaaaacacaaatacagatagcAATCAAttgaggtttgtaaaatgggactccccagaagctactgtatcttatgaataggggcccagtcacacagcaaaacaactataaattacacagatacatataataaccttataacctaaaagaaaaacacaataaaaccctgagacctcctcagatttcctagatacaaagatattcttgtaaaaataatacatcaggtattggtacataaacattgacagataGTTTTAGagttagacatacttttagaattagacataatttaataacaatttttgttttagtctctttttaaaaatcttttaagTGTAACAGGTTACactgaaacttgtacatttcagtttcctttaaaagttgttttccccttgtggtgtgttcatgagtgggagcATAAATGGGGATGAGATGACAGAGTCTGTCATTGAGTCTAAACTCTACATTATACATTACACAGTGTTACACTCAGTAAGTTTCAGAAGCTTATATCCATAAAAAAAGAGGATCAGAGGGAGCATTAAATTTGCTCCATGATATAAGTGGGATCTAAAGGAGCACAGCTGTGTAAGGACAGGAGCAGGAGAGGACTAGCAGCACCGGGGTCCTTACTGCAGGTCTCTGTGCAGGACGTCGCTGATGAAGGTTTCATAGCGCAGCACCTTCTGCTCCACGTTAGCACTAGCGTCGCCCGGCGGAGCCATGCTGCAAGTAAAAGATCTGCATCAACACTCGTTTCCACGCGGGTTCACGCTGGAGATCGGTGGCCTCCTTTTGAACCTCCAACCCTGTTAAATTTAACTTTTCTGGGTCACAAACTCCCCACTTGAAATGTAAGTATTCCAAAACTGCAATAAACAACGCGCTCCACCGGAAAGAAATGTGACATCACTTccgaatttcagaataaaagtaTGTAGTTGCGTAAAATCAGCTGAAATCAACCTGTGTatgtaaaggaaaaaaagaagaggactAATTGTGAATTCAACCAAATAAAAAGGTGTAATGGAGGTATTCTAACCCGTGAGCTGCAACAATTAACGAAACAAGTTTTGCTTTATttatgaaatgttttgtttatatataaaatgtGCATTCAGAATAGTATAAAAGGCACATTGATTTTACTGAACTGTTTATTTACATGAAACTTTACATACCAACCATCTCATATTCCTCCAACACAAAAGCTGTCAAATGCTTTAACCGCTTACAGTTTCACTGAAtggttctgtttttcttttgtccatTTTTCATactattttttcatttatcttgTCTGAGATAACATTTGTAGAATGATTTAATCACTGTGTTTGGTTTGTTCGAATTGCTATTTAAggggtagagggagcaatgctcAGGATTGACTTGGGTAGGAGCATTGGGTGATAAAAAAATCGggatacaaatattaaaaataaataaataaataataattttaaaaaatccAATCAAATCCTGGAGGAAGAATTGAAAGGAAGTTAAATGAGCAGAAACATTTCAACACCAACTGACCATCCCCTTATAATTTACTGCTATTGATATTGGAccatcagcagtttttcatcatGATTATAGCCTTTTTTGTGAGTTTGTAGAactcaaaaacacaacaaaaattcAGACACACCAAACAGTTTAAATGTTTGATGCAAACGTTGATTTTTCTGTTTCTCGTTGGAGCTGTTTTCGTGCTTACACACTCATCAACTCGGGTTTTCAGGGTCAGTATTGACTGACGGAGACTCGTGCAGCATGTGCAAAGGCGTGTGGAGAAATTaagaaatggttacagaaattcAAAAAATGGGTAAAAACATTTGATGTAGGAAAACCTCACAACCGCTTTGCACATTCACTTTAATcacactttaaaaacctcatattgtacatttctgtttatacattttatctcttatctcttttatatttgcttttatatttgtattgtattgcaccaatcaccacaacaaattccttgtgcgtgtttaacaaacttggcaataaacccttttctgattctgattctgatggagTTATATttctgcaaaaaagagaaaaagacactGAAGCAATTTCTCTGTAAATGACTCATTAAGAAAGAGAAATTGCTTCATTTTTCATTATTCAACAACTTAAGTAATGACGCTGCTGAACAGATATACGGGCGGCTTATATAATTGTTAAATGGATCTTGTTCTACATTTATGTAAAAAGCCTCAGAACACGTGACTCTCTGCTGGGGTTTCGGCCTCTGTGATTGGACCGTAGTTGTGACGTCGGCGTAAACAAACGTAGTGACGCAGGACGCTGCTCCGTCTCATTTATCTTCATACTTTTGAGACTAATATTACTCTTAGAAAATTAATATTGCCACCGTGTTTCTGTCAGTTCGGTCGTTTAATCATCAACTGTTTGTAACCAGCAACAACAAACGTTGGTTTGTTCCTGTTCCGGGTTTTCAGGTAGTTTAGCCTGTCAGTTGCCAGGCAACGAGAGCTAGCGCCGAGCTCAGTCACAGTGAACTCCTGCGAGAAAACAGAAACATGTAGAATGTTTTACTGGTCGAATTGAGGTACTTTGCTATATTGATAAGAACTCTTGCCAGTTGTTAAATATCTTTACGTTTTTTGGAATCGAAACTCGCAACATCTTTAATGacctctttattttttttattgagagaCTTCACTAATTCTATTGTCTCCcaagaaatgttttattatcACAATAATCTGCCAGTCTTGcgtttttaagtgaaaatagTAAGAGATTTGAATACTTTGTTCTGCAGACTTTTCTGTCTGTGAGAACTGATCAAGATCCATGGAGCAGTACAGCATCCTGGGCCGGATCGGGGAAGGAGCTCATGGCATCGTCTTCAAAGCCAAACACATCAAGGTAGCTGcttctgaagtttgtggtgatgAGGAGATTTAGGGTCAGGATCATCTACATCagtggtcaccaaccctggtcctcaggatcTACTGTCCCGCATGTTTTGGATATTTCCTGgcctcagcacacctgattctaattaacagtcCTCATTAGCGtgttatcaaggtctggacagttctgttgtttaCACAGCTCCTTATATCACGGCGTTCTGAaacagggtagcatctaaaacatgcaggatagtagatctcaaggaccagggttggtgaccactGATCTACGTTCACCTGACCCTCTCTGAGCAACACTGCCTTTCTGTCAGACAGGAGAGACGGTGGCCCTGAAGAAGGTGGCTCTGAGGAGGCTGGAGGACGGCATCCCCAACCAGGCTCTGAGGGAGATCAAGGCCCTGCAGGAGATCGAGGACAACCAGCACGTGGGTTTTCATCTCTGAAGGCCCCCAGAATTCAGAGGGGGCAAATCTGAACCCCCCGATAATTCAGAGATTACAAATCTGTGCACCCCAGAATTCAGAAATTACAGATCTGTGCACCTCATAATTCAGAGATTACAGATCTGTGCACCTCATAATTCAGAGATTACAGATCTGTGCACCTCATAATTCAGAGATTACAGATCTGTGCACCTCATAATTCAGAGATTACAGATCTGTGCACCACAAAATTCAGAGATTACAGATTTCTGCACCCCAGAATTTTCGGTGAGTCAATCTGCAACACAGCAACAAGATTATCCACATTTAATGTGACAGTTTTACAGTAGAACAATTTCACTAAAAGCCCAGAGCTACATTGGGACCCAGGGCCTCATCTGGGGGCTCTGGCCCGCGATGTCGCCAACACTGGCTTCAGTCAAACATCTGCCAAACCCTGTACCTAACATCAACTCCAGACGTTCGATCTGCTCCATTTACCTTCTTGTAAGGAGGGATTAAACCCCCTGGATGATTAACAACTCAGTCAGCTGTCGTTTGAGCCCCTGAAATTTGAGATGCCTTAAAAAAGCTGTAAATTTTGTTCAACCTAAGAATGAAAACTGTTTCAGTTGGATATAAAACTAAACTGGTGCTGACATGTTCTCCGTCTGGATTCTTCAGGTCGTGAAGCTGAAGGACGTCTTCCCTCACGGGACCGGCTTCGTCTTGGTCTTTGACTTCATGCTGTCCGACCTCTCTGAGGTCATCAGGAACCACCAGACACCGCTGAGCCCCGCCATGGTCAAAGGCTACATGATGATGCTGCTGAAGGGCGTGGCCTTCCTGCATCATAACAACATCATGCACCGGGTGAGCACCCACTGCCTCTCCCCCTCTGATAAATGGTTGAACCAAATGTGACAGTTCATCAGAAGTTTCTGTTCATGATGAGTAACAGTGTCAGTTACAGTGAAAATGCTTCAAGATTTCTGGCTcttacatactgtacatgcacACGTGAACAAATGTGTTGGTTAGAATTCTGGTTCAACAGAATTATTTCACCTCATCTGTCTTGGACAGGTGAGTTGGTTCCCCTTTAAGAGATGCAAAATAATGTTTCCACGGTGACACCTTAAACTAAAGTGTCCTGTAATGGACATCTCAGGcagtggcggcttgtcaatagggggcgctagggcgccgcccccattaaaattacagggaaaaaaaaaaaaaatatatagacacagtacacataaattacgtaataaaatgtaattatcacatctgtgcactcataaaatgtgtctgacttaatttttcaagccttcccatcccatactgggtttattcagagttgttttttgtgcagactgaaATAAATAGGTTTCAATGGGAGGGGcgccggccaaatgagtgtgtattgtatgttcttaaacttttcttccatgtgacttcatgctggtctctaattggttactcaaagcCTCTCCTCCGGGCGCAGCTCTCTGCGcccgtggccaatcagcgtgttttctgtcattcttcatccaatctgattgatttatgagctgtcaatcaaagtcacacccctgacagtgtagGCGCGCGACTGCATCCGTCACTCGCATACAAACGGAGTCACAGCCATAGACATGTatccgtatccgccccatggagctgctgcgatacgtcaacgactccgccatattggatgtggccagactgcgctgtaaactaatacaagtaaattatCTTATTTTTATAAAGCGCCtttttacaaagaaatgtatgttttacgtctcatttattcattcacacatgcactaatatacttgggaaacagttaggcaccaaatataatatatttaatttctgagatggcaaaaataagaactttattgatcccacataggagtaattcatgttatatcagctatagagaacaaggtagttccgaaaaacaatatatatcccccctcacaaaaataagaaaaatagagaaacatattttctaatcaacaaaaaaaattaaaaaaatttcaaataacaaaataacatatttgaaccatttctcagacaatatctgtcaatatctctatataataactgaaaaaatctgaaaaatggttcaaatatgttattttgttaattgaaaattttaaaatatgtttatgtaaaatatgctacatgtatatgttgtatatgtatatctatatgtatatgtagtatatgtagtgatatgtaataaaaaaataacaaaaaaatgtatgttcaacTTCAAGTAGTGATAACGaggtaaaacaggtgccattaatacaggtaacgagtggaggacagaggagcctcttaaagaagaagttacaggtctgtgaaagccagaaatcttgcttgtttgtaggtgaccaaatacttattttacccaggaatttaccaattaattcagtaaaaatcctacaacgGGATTTCCTGGACTCtttcccccattctgtctctcatagttgaagtttaactatgatgaaaattaccggcctctctcatctttttaagtgggagaacttgcacaattggtgactgactaaatactttttttccccactctaCATCCACGACcgatctattattattattattattcgatTGGATCTGTGTCAACATATGTGTGCACGCGTGTCAGAGACCAGTATTTTGGTACATGGTCTTGGTTTCCAGGAAGTTCTCGTTCCTAAGAGAATCCAGCCAATCAGGAGACATTGATCAGACTTCAGTGAGCTCAGCTGAACATCTGTTTCTTGACGTGTGTCTTCCTGTACCTGTTGACCTGAATTAGATCAGGACTTTTGCAAATCTGCTGTGTGCACAGCTACTCCAGAGCGACCAAAGATTAAAGTCCGACAGCCAGACGTGATCGGGCCACTCAGTGCCGGGTTGCTACAGGCTCATTCTGCTGAGGGGTTAAATGATTACTGGGTCTGGTTTTCTGATTATGGACTCATTTGCTGAGCGATGTAAGGTTTACGGTTCTGTCGTACATGTCATTAGTTCGTTTTTGTGTGATTAAAGTTTCCCCTCCCATTGTTTTCTTGCTCTGTGGTGCATGCATGTGGGCGTGCATGTGTGAGTAGGACCTGAAGCCCGCCAACCTCCTCATCAGTTCTTCCGGTCACCTGAAGATCGCGGACTTTGGTCTGGCCCGACTGTTCAGTGATCGGGGCGACAGGCTGTACAGCCACCAGGTGGCCACCAGGTACGTACCAGCTCCACCCCCTTTACAGGTGTcacctctcttcttcttctcatttATTGTTGTTCCAAACATGAACAATGCTGCCAGTCATCCTCCAAACATTCATAGTCCAGATCTTTTTCCGTCCACGAGAGATGTCTGGTATGTGGCAGAAGAACCTAGAAGTGAGCAGAAGGATGCTATAAAATGTTTTATGTTCTTGCGCTCCAGAAGAAATCTTCACTATGAGAGATGTTGGtggagacagaaaaaaataactgtttGGGAATATTGAATGTTCTTTGTACCTGTTGGAAAGATAGCAATGCAATATCCCTCAACCGTACAGTATTGTCCTCTTTCGCATGTGTTTCACAAGTTGAGGTTTCCATAGAAATGAATGAACAGATGTGTCCTGAGTGTGCAGAAGCAAGCGGAAACGAGGTGTCTGCTCAAACACGATGTCCACTGAAGCTCTGTGAACCCATGTCACAGCTGTCACAAGAGATGACGGGACAGCGGGAGTCCACCGCTACGTTGGGTGGTTTGTGCGGGTA
This is a stretch of genomic DNA from Cololabis saira isolate AMF1-May2022 chromosome 12, fColSai1.1, whole genome shotgun sequence. It encodes these proteins:
- the uxt gene encoding protein UXT, producing MAPPGDASANVEQKVLRYETFISDVLHRDLQKVLEQRDQVYEKISQYLQLKNTIQSLQEAGSQKLKTDVDLGCNFYVQAEVEDPSRIFVAVGFGFFVEMTHDEALRFIEKKTSQLTAFTEQLTKDSSKIKAHIRMVLEGLRELQRLSDVPESKTSDVL